A region of Natribaculum luteum DNA encodes the following proteins:
- a CDS encoding aminoglycoside N(3)-acetyltransferase: protein MSERTAVERVDEPVTVSSLVADLRDVGVTAGETLLVHSSLSALGWVCGGPQAVVDALRTVVTESGTLVMPTHTGQYTDPAGWSNPPVPEAWVERIRETRPPFRPDVTPTRGMGAIPECFRTYPDVVRSDHPEVSFAAWGADADAIVADHGLDYGLGENSPLARVYDRDGSVLLLGVGHDSNTSLHLAEYRADVPTETAMNHVPILEDGRRTFVEYEDFETSTEDFVDLGKAFTREHEVTTGTVGTGDATLVDQRILVDFAVDWFEANR from the coding sequence ATGAGTGAACGGACAGCCGTCGAACGGGTGGACGAACCCGTCACCGTCTCGTCGCTCGTCGCCGACCTCCGTGACGTCGGCGTCACTGCGGGCGAGACGCTGCTGGTCCACTCGTCGCTGAGCGCGCTCGGCTGGGTCTGTGGCGGTCCGCAGGCGGTCGTCGACGCGCTTCGGACCGTCGTGACCGAGTCGGGAACGCTCGTGATGCCGACCCACACCGGCCAGTACACCGATCCGGCAGGCTGGTCGAACCCGCCCGTCCCCGAAGCGTGGGTCGAACGGATACGCGAGACGAGACCGCCGTTTCGTCCGGACGTTACGCCGACGCGGGGGATGGGCGCGATTCCCGAGTGTTTTCGGACCTATCCCGACGTCGTGCGCAGCGACCATCCCGAGGTCTCATTTGCGGCGTGGGGCGCGGACGCCGACGCGATCGTGGCCGACCACGGACTCGACTACGGCCTCGGCGAGAACTCTCCGCTCGCACGCGTCTACGACCGAGACGGGAGCGTCCTGCTGCTCGGCGTCGGCCACGACAGCAACACGTCGCTCCACCTCGCCGAGTACCGGGCCGACGTTCCCACGGAGACTGCGATGAATCACGTGCCGATCCTCGAGGACGGTCGACGAACGTTCGTCGAGTACGAAGACTTCGAGACGAGCACCGAGGACTTCGTCGACCTCGGCAAGGCATTTACTCGAGAGCACGAGGTCACGACGGGCACCGTCGGCACTGGGGACGCCACGCTCGTCGATCAGCGAATACTCGTCGACTTCGCCGTCGACTGGTTCGAAGCGAACCGATAA
- a CDS encoding ABC transporter permease, with protein sequence MNGETGTGTATPAETEHEADVGERATPSQSHVLETIVRRELQTVRRTRTFLLLGFALTVVLLGVAWVGGGVRGGYVPTAVDLLTPLELLIPIVAVAFGYRAVLADERRGELDVLRTYPVSSWQVVGGAYLGRAAGLVTAVAFPLVVVALAVALTGTEEVRIYATHAGADSPILFARVVVLTILFALVVLAVAIAISAVASTTRSALALAVVALVVVLVGADLAIVYGLASGFVGDSSLVYTLALSPISAYRGLVLETAVVVASGTGPRTAAPIASLLGLFLWAGVSLAVATVAVRRS encoded by the coding sequence GTGAACGGGGAGACCGGTACCGGGACGGCGACGCCGGCGGAGACGGAACACGAAGCCGACGTCGGTGAGCGGGCCACACCGAGCCAGAGCCACGTCCTCGAGACGATCGTCCGACGCGAACTCCAGACGGTGCGTCGAACGCGGACGTTTCTCCTGCTTGGATTCGCGCTGACGGTCGTGCTCCTTGGCGTCGCGTGGGTCGGCGGCGGCGTCCGGGGTGGCTACGTTCCCACGGCGGTCGACCTGCTGACGCCGCTCGAGTTGCTCATCCCGATCGTCGCCGTCGCCTTCGGCTACCGGGCGGTGCTGGCCGACGAGCGCCGCGGCGAACTCGACGTGTTGCGAACGTACCCCGTCTCGTCGTGGCAGGTCGTCGGCGGCGCGTACCTGGGACGGGCGGCGGGACTCGTCACTGCCGTCGCGTTCCCGCTGGTCGTCGTCGCCCTCGCGGTCGCGCTGACCGGGACCGAGGAGGTTCGCATCTACGCGACCCACGCGGGTGCCGACTCACCGATCCTGTTCGCCCGCGTCGTCGTCCTCACGATCCTGTTCGCACTGGTCGTCCTCGCGGTCGCGATCGCGATCTCGGCGGTCGCGAGCACGACCCGGAGCGCGCTCGCACTCGCGGTGGTCGCACTCGTCGTCGTGCTCGTCGGCGCGGACCTCGCGATCGTCTACGGTCTCGCCTCGGGATTCGTCGGCGACTCGAGTCTGGTGTACACGCTCGCGCTCAGTCCGATCAGCGCCTACCGGGGGCTCGTCCTCGAGACGGCGGTCGTCGTGGCCTCCGGGACGGGACCGCGAACGGCCGCGCCGATCGCGAGCCTGCTGGGACTGTTCCTCTGGGCCGGTGTGTCCCTCGCGGTCGCGACGGTCGCCGTTCGGCGCTCCTAG
- a CDS encoding ABC transporter ATP-binding protein, producing the protein MTEDSPILEAVDVDKSYGDVPVLDEVSISISAGDVTALIGPNGSGKTTLLRALAGLHEPTAGEIRYLGPETARPIGYLPQHPAFRPGFTVRETLTFYASLVGDDEDAAMKLLKRVGLEAAADRQVEALSGGMTRLLGVAQATVGDPPVVVLDEPGSGLDPGMSVHIYDVAADLADAGTAVLLSSHDLALVERGVDQVVLLDQGEIVQTGSPAAIRDALEADSLLEAYEASVTGEAGTVRVRGESA; encoded by the coding sequence ATGACGGAAGATTCACCGATACTCGAGGCAGTCGACGTAGACAAGTCGTACGGCGACGTCCCCGTGTTAGACGAGGTCTCGATTTCGATCTCGGCGGGCGACGTAACGGCGCTGATCGGTCCAAACGGCTCGGGGAAGACGACGCTCTTGCGCGCGCTCGCCGGTCTCCACGAACCGACGGCCGGCGAGATCCGATACCTGGGCCCCGAAACCGCCCGGCCGATCGGCTATCTCCCCCAGCATCCGGCGTTTCGTCCCGGCTTCACCGTCCGGGAGACGCTCACGTTCTACGCCTCACTGGTCGGCGACGACGAAGACGCCGCGATGAAGCTTCTGAAACGTGTCGGACTCGAGGCCGCGGCAGACCGCCAGGTCGAGGCGCTCTCGGGAGGTATGACGCGCCTGCTCGGCGTCGCACAGGCGACGGTCGGCGATCCGCCGGTCGTCGTCCTCGACGAACCCGGCAGCGGCCTCGATCCCGGAATGAGCGTCCACATCTACGACGTCGCCGCCGACCTCGCCGACGCGGGGACGGCGGTTCTCCTGAGTTCGCACGACCTCGCGCTCGTCGAGCGAGGCGTCGATCAGGTCGTCTTGCTAGACCAGGGGGAGATCGTCCAGACGGGTTCGCCAGCGGCGATCCGAGACGCACTCGAGGCCGACTCGCTGCTCGAGGCCTACGAGGCGTCGGTCACGGGTGAGGCCGGCACCGTCCGCGTCCGGGGTGAGTCGGCGTGA
- a CDS encoding NosD domain-containing protein, with translation MRETRSVWILVAILVVAGGAVGLFTVDAGSTSPEPVNFDDTISMGISLQSQYALEDDIELPRVQVFYSQYRYVVGYYGVETFVDAQQQPNHEQRFGYPLAVYVSDYSGTDLELTDEGYPRTDRFGGWTNAEEAHFVVDSEARTPAGETVIPFSDRADAEAFADEYDGTVLSWEAVLERTFDVDTADTVRQRVDEQRRDADERVAAAAELQDRPESVVVGEDASTIQEAVDEAPANTTVVVPEGTYDENVVVNESITLAGEGTPTIHGDGNGTVVRLNADRAAVVGFDVTGVGNTTRDPDVEIETDTWDHNVELGYGHGDAGVAAVDTSGVLIEDVTIETPANGVLLRDSPDMVVRNVTVNGSEEWAEGFMGVMTMRSPGVIENSTFRHGRDGVYMHRSNGLVVRNNVMEDGRFGVHVMHTSETLIADNRVRDQELSGIIVMTGPELNAIVGNDVRNTPGGIRTAGSNSYIAGNVVIGNELGMTTAAGNSIYEHNLIAGNDVGLQASSIVPSNRVVGNDFVDNDRHATASSGPLRIYTHDGRGNYWEGAIGTAEGGVLDRSYSPTDPVDQRLHRVDGTPALARSPALDAVEGLQGTVPGMRAGSVVDTAPLCEPANPELFADTDWDPDDYACETSVNEETS, from the coding sequence GTGCGCGAAACACGGTCGGTCTGGATTCTGGTCGCGATCCTCGTCGTGGCTGGCGGTGCCGTCGGACTGTTCACCGTCGACGCCGGATCGACCTCACCGGAGCCCGTCAACTTCGACGATACGATCTCGATGGGCATCTCGCTGCAGTCACAGTACGCACTCGAGGACGACATCGAACTCCCTCGAGTGCAGGTGTTCTACTCGCAGTACCGCTACGTCGTCGGCTACTACGGCGTCGAGACGTTCGTCGACGCCCAGCAACAGCCGAATCACGAACAGCGCTTTGGCTACCCGCTCGCCGTCTACGTCTCCGACTACAGCGGGACGGACCTCGAGTTGACCGACGAGGGCTATCCGCGAACCGACCGCTTCGGCGGCTGGACGAACGCGGAGGAGGCTCACTTCGTCGTCGACAGCGAGGCGCGAACGCCCGCCGGGGAGACGGTCATCCCGTTTTCCGACCGCGCGGACGCCGAGGCCTTCGCCGACGAGTACGACGGGACCGTCCTCTCCTGGGAGGCGGTCCTCGAGCGGACGTTCGACGTCGACACCGCCGACACGGTTCGCCAGCGCGTCGACGAGCAGCGACGAGACGCCGACGAACGGGTCGCTGCGGCGGCCGAACTCCAGGATCGACCCGAGTCGGTTGTCGTCGGCGAGGACGCGTCGACCATCCAGGAAGCGGTCGACGAGGCACCGGCGAACACGACGGTCGTCGTGCCGGAAGGGACGTACGACGAGAACGTCGTCGTCAACGAGTCGATCACCCTCGCTGGCGAGGGGACGCCGACCATCCACGGCGACGGGAACGGGACGGTCGTCAGGCTGAACGCCGACCGAGCGGCAGTCGTCGGATTCGACGTCACTGGCGTCGGGAACACGACGCGTGACCCCGACGTGGAGATCGAGACCGACACGTGGGACCACAACGTCGAACTCGGCTACGGACACGGCGACGCCGGCGTGGCGGCGGTCGACACGTCCGGCGTGTTGATCGAAGACGTGACGATCGAGACGCCCGCCAACGGCGTGTTGCTTCGTGACAGTCCCGACATGGTCGTCCGGAACGTCACGGTAAACGGCAGCGAGGAGTGGGCCGAAGGGTTCATGGGCGTCATGACGATGCGCTCGCCGGGCGTGATCGAGAACTCGACGTTCCGCCACGGGCGCGACGGCGTCTACATGCACCGTTCGAACGGGCTGGTCGTCCGGAACAACGTGATGGAAGACGGGCGATTCGGCGTCCACGTCATGCACACCTCGGAGACGCTGATCGCCGACAATCGCGTCCGCGATCAGGAACTCTCCGGAATCATCGTCATGACCGGCCCCGAGTTGAACGCCATCGTCGGAAACGACGTTCGCAACACCCCCGGCGGGATTCGGACGGCTGGCTCTAACAGCTACATCGCCGGGAACGTCGTCATCGGCAACGAACTGGGGATGACGACCGCGGCGGGCAACTCGATCTACGAGCACAATCTCATCGCGGGCAACGACGTCGGCCTCCAGGCGAGTTCGATCGTCCCCTCGAACCGGGTGGTCGGCAACGACTTCGTCGACAACGACCGCCACGCGACGGCGAGTTCAGGACCCCTGCGCATTTACACGCACGACGGTCGTGGCAACTACTGGGAGGGGGCCATCGGGACTGCGGAGGGTGGCGTTCTCGATCGGTCGTACTCCCCGACGGACCCCGTCGACCAGCGTCTCCACCGCGTCGACGGTACCCCGGCGCTCGCCCGCTCGCCCGCACTCGACGCGGTCGAGGGGCTGCAGGGAACCGTTCCCGGGATGCGAGCGGGGAGCGTCGTCGACACCGCACCGCTGTGTGAACCGGCGAATCCGGAACTGTTCGCGGACACCGACTGGGATCCGGACGACTACGCGTGTGAAACGAGCGTGAACGAGGAGACATCATGA
- a CDS encoding winged helix-turn-helix transcriptional regulator: MSDVRHQIRRRIRTDPGIHFNALARDLDLAAGQTQYHTRRLLRADEIVSEELYGRTHYYPTDYDPWDRRALALLRRETSRDVLVSLIERGPTSPSDVADELGIARSTLEWHLSHLVEQGLVEKRYDERNRVTLYLANPERTGKLLARVTPSVADRLVDRFARLVDNLLEDAHADASAQPE, from the coding sequence ATGAGCGACGTACGACACCAGATTCGACGACGGATACGGACAGATCCCGGAATCCACTTCAACGCGCTCGCACGGGACCTCGATCTCGCTGCCGGGCAGACGCAGTACCACACGCGACGGCTCCTCCGTGCCGACGAGATCGTCTCGGAGGAACTCTACGGTCGAACGCACTACTATCCCACCGACTACGATCCCTGGGACCGCCGGGCGCTCGCGTTGCTCCGCCGGGAGACGAGCCGTGACGTCCTGGTCTCGCTGATCGAGCGCGGGCCGACGTCGCCGAGCGACGTCGCCGACGAACTCGGCATCGCGCGAAGCACGCTCGAGTGGCACCTCTCGCACCTCGTCGAGCAGGGCCTCGTCGAGAAGCGATACGACGAGCGAAACCGGGTGACCCTCTACCTCGCGAATCCCGAGCGAACCGGCAAACTGCTCGCGCGCGTGACCCCGTCGGTCGCCGACCGGCTGGTCGACCGGTTCGCTCGACTCGTCGACAACCTCCTCGAGGACGCCCACGCCGACGCGAGCGCGCAGCCGGAGTGA
- a CDS encoding DUF7471 family protein — protein sequence MISTAGTIATNWPAVRYSPLLLGLLAFAALGTTVLFWLGTVAYRRRRSTPYLLVVLALSALVVRTIVGLGTVLGVVPMGVHHLVEHGLDVLVAVVLLAAVYQGGSVRRPRDEPDSP from the coding sequence ATGATCTCCACTGCTGGAACGATCGCGACGAACTGGCCGGCGGTGCGCTACTCTCCCTTGCTGCTCGGTCTTCTCGCGTTCGCGGCGCTCGGAACGACGGTTCTCTTCTGGCTCGGAACGGTCGCGTACAGACGGCGACGGTCGACGCCGTACCTCCTCGTGGTGCTCGCGCTGAGCGCGCTCGTCGTCCGGACGATCGTCGGCCTCGGGACCGTCCTCGGTGTCGTGCCGATGGGGGTTCACCACCTCGTCGAACACGGTCTCGACGTGCTGGTCGCGGTCGTGCTCCTGGCAGCCGTCTACCAGGGCGGGTCAGTTCGGCGGCCACGGGACGAACCTGACAGTCCGTAA
- a CDS encoding HalOD1 output domain-containing protein encodes MTPLLETDVELVEQKSNANVYEVAYGRTDRPTLAVVDALARIESVDPSELSPLHDAIDTDALDRLVDHARGRTPEAAFTVTFTFDGYEIEIDHPGRIRIEAPAR; translated from the coding sequence ATGACACCCCTACTCGAGACAGACGTCGAACTGGTCGAACAGAAGTCGAACGCGAACGTATACGAGGTCGCCTACGGCCGAACTGATCGACCGACGCTCGCCGTCGTCGACGCGCTCGCCAGAATCGAGAGCGTCGACCCGAGCGAACTCAGCCCGCTGCACGACGCGATCGATACGGACGCACTCGACCGTCTCGTCGATCACGCTCGAGGACGAACGCCGGAAGCGGCGTTCACCGTCACGTTCACGTTCGACGGGTACGAGATCGAGATCGACCACCCCGGTCGCATTCGCATCGAAGCGCCAGCCCGATAG
- the hemH gene encoding ferrochelatase, whose amino-acid sequence MNTGIILLNFGEPPRPDREVVVEYLTNIFFNNADLEGAETEEEAMERSRELARRRAPGLIEEYEEIGGSPLNEQSRAQAAALESALADRGHDVTTYVGMQFLEPYIDETVAQAREDGVEHLIGLPIYPLCGPSTTVAALAEMREAVDAHDDWDVEVDELSGWHKHPTYNRLRAESITSCAADRGVDLTDDETALVFSAHGTPRHYLEEGSRYEIYVEEFCETIASLVGVDDYELGYQNHENRDIPWTEPDVEDVIETVDAERVVVDPVSFMHEQSETLSELDVELREEAEERGLEFHRVPIPHNDPRLGDLLADLVEPFVAGFEPSYYQFRQCQCRDEPGTMCLNAPQEPTGAPNANE is encoded by the coding sequence ATGAACACTGGAATTATCCTGCTCAACTTCGGCGAACCGCCACGGCCCGACCGCGAGGTCGTCGTCGAGTACCTCACGAACATCTTCTTCAACAACGCCGACCTCGAGGGCGCAGAGACCGAGGAGGAAGCGATGGAACGCTCCCGGGAACTCGCACGGCGTCGCGCACCGGGACTGATCGAGGAGTACGAGGAGATCGGCGGCTCGCCGCTGAACGAACAGTCGCGAGCGCAAGCGGCGGCACTCGAGTCTGCACTCGCGGACAGAGGCCACGACGTGACGACGTACGTCGGGATGCAGTTTCTCGAGCCCTATATCGACGAGACCGTCGCACAGGCGCGAGAGGACGGCGTCGAGCACCTGATCGGTCTGCCGATCTATCCGCTGTGTGGCCCGTCGACGACGGTCGCCGCGCTCGCCGAGATGCGCGAGGCCGTCGACGCCCACGACGACTGGGACGTCGAGGTCGACGAACTCTCCGGCTGGCACAAACACCCCACGTACAACCGACTGCGAGCCGAGTCGATCACGTCGTGCGCCGCCGACCGCGGCGTCGACCTGACCGACGACGAGACGGCGCTCGTCTTCTCTGCCCACGGCACGCCCCGACACTACCTCGAGGAGGGCAGCCGCTACGAAATCTACGTCGAGGAGTTCTGCGAGACGATCGCCTCGCTCGTCGGCGTCGACGACTACGAACTCGGCTACCAGAACCACGAGAACCGCGACATCCCGTGGACCGAACCGGACGTCGAGGACGTGATCGAGACGGTCGACGCCGAGCGCGTCGTCGTCGATCCGGTGAGCTTCATGCACGAACAGTCCGAGACGCTGTCGGAACTGGACGTCGAACTCCGCGAGGAAGCCGAGGAGCGCGGCCTCGAGTTCCACCGCGTGCCGATCCCCCACAATGACCCGCGCTTGGGCGACCTGCTCGCCGACCTCGTCGAGCCGTTCGTCGCGGGCTTCGAGCCGAGTTACTACCAGTTCCGGCAGTGTCAGTGCCGAGACGAACCGGGAACGATGTGCCTGAACGCCCCCCAGGAACCGACCGGGGCTCCGAACGCGAACGAATGA
- the hemG gene encoding protoporphyrinogen oxidase has translation MPERPPGTDRGSERERMRVGIVGGGLTGLALSYYLERRGVDSVTFEASSSPGGVIRSGRQNGTVVEYGPQRMRLSDTLAELTNDLRLRHELVVADDDLPLYVYADGTLREVPTSLPAFLRTDALSWRGKLRLLAEPLTADARPEETAADLFTRKFGPEAYHNVIGPLFGGIFGSDPARMPAKHSLQGLLRLEQRDGNLLVPAIKRVALGGSSSPAVVFEDGNQRLPEALYEATSDRVRLDTPVEAIGEDGDGYVLEAGGESEPVDEVVVTTPADASADLLADVAPDAAERLRGLHYNPLALVYLEADAPVDGFGYQVRKDERLHTLGVSWNGRAFGRDDVTTCFFGGMWEPDLVDESDERLADIARREYEMVTGRDAEFLEVERLHRGFPAHDDSWDALEGMELPDGVHLATNYTGRMGIPSRVREARGLAKQFSS, from the coding sequence GTGCCTGAACGCCCCCCAGGAACCGACCGGGGCTCCGAACGCGAACGAATGAGAGTCGGCATCGTCGGCGGCGGCCTGACGGGACTGGCGCTGAGCTACTACCTCGAGCGCCGCGGTGTCGACAGCGTCACCTTCGAGGCGTCGTCGTCCCCCGGCGGCGTGATCCGGAGCGGTCGACAGAACGGCACCGTCGTCGAGTACGGCCCCCAGCGGATGCGCCTCTCCGACACCCTCGCGGAGCTGACGAACGACCTGCGCCTGCGCCACGAACTCGTCGTCGCGGACGACGACCTCCCGCTGTACGTCTACGCCGACGGAACGCTCCGCGAGGTGCCGACCTCGCTGCCCGCGTTCCTCCGGACGGACGCCCTCTCCTGGCGCGGCAAACTCCGGCTGCTGGCGGAGCCGCTGACCGCGGACGCACGCCCCGAGGAGACGGCCGCCGACCTGTTCACCCGGAAGTTCGGTCCCGAGGCGTATCACAACGTCATCGGGCCGCTGTTCGGCGGCATCTTCGGCTCCGATCCCGCCCGAATGCCGGCAAAACACTCCCTCCAGGGGCTCCTCCGACTCGAGCAGCGCGACGGGAACCTGCTCGTACCGGCGATCAAACGCGTCGCCCTCGGCGGCAGCAGTTCGCCCGCCGTGGTGTTCGAGGACGGCAACCAGCGTCTGCCGGAAGCCCTCTACGAGGCGACGAGCGACCGAGTCCGACTCGACACCCCCGTCGAGGCCATCGGCGAGGACGGCGACGGCTACGTCCTCGAAGCAGGTGGCGAGTCGGAGCCCGTCGACGAGGTCGTCGTCACGACGCCGGCGGACGCGAGCGCCGACCTCCTGGCCGACGTCGCCCCTGACGCCGCCGAGCGACTCCGTGGGTTGCACTACAACCCGCTCGCGCTCGTCTACCTCGAGGCCGACGCGCCGGTGGACGGCTTCGGCTACCAGGTGCGAAAGGACGAACGGCTGCACACGCTCGGCGTCTCCTGGAACGGCCGGGCGTTCGGCCGCGACGACGTCACGACGTGCTTTTTCGGCGGGATGTGGGAACCCGACCTCGTCGACGAGTCGGACGAGCGACTCGCCGACATCGCCCGCCGGGAGTACGAGATGGTGACCGGCCGCGACGCCGAGTTCCTCGAGGTCGAACGCCTCCACCGGGGGTTCCCCGCACACGACGACTCCTGGGACGCACTCGAGGGGATGGAACTGCCCGACGGCGTCCACCTCGCGACGAACTACACCGGTCGGATGGGGATCCCAAGTCGGGTCCGGGAGGCCCGCGGGCTCGCAAAACAGTTCTCGAGTTAG
- the hemE gene encoding uroporphyrinogen decarboxylase: protein MRDLFLRAARGERTERPPVWLMRQAGRYIPEYREIRSEHTFYEAITTPEVAERVTMLPWELFEPDGIVMYSDILTALEPLGFSYHIESGVGPVVENPVEGPDDVDRERAPVDETLPYVGELLERLQERLDGRAAVLGFAGGPFTLAAYAAQGEPSRNFMALRRLRVADPDAFQTLLSAFADVVAEYLAYQVDHGADVVKLFDTYAGLLGPDDYREFLLPLHQRILESVDAPTIVFARNMGGRLDLLEESGADVVALDWTVDMASAREQLGETPVQGNLDPAVLLGDEASVRERTREVIDAAGPSGHVLNLGHGVNRKTPVENVRAFVETAKSVDRS from the coding sequence ATGAGAGACCTCTTCCTGCGCGCCGCCCGGGGCGAACGAACGGAACGCCCTCCGGTCTGGCTGATGCGCCAGGCCGGCCGGTACATCCCCGAGTACCGGGAGATCCGCTCGGAACACACGTTTTACGAGGCGATCACGACGCCCGAGGTCGCCGAGCGCGTCACCATGCTCCCCTGGGAGCTGTTCGAGCCCGACGGCATCGTGATGTACTCCGACATCCTGACCGCCCTCGAGCCGCTTGGCTTCTCCTATCACATCGAGTCCGGCGTCGGGCCGGTCGTCGAGAACCCCGTCGAGGGGCCAGACGACGTCGACCGCGAGCGAGCACCCGTCGACGAGACGCTCCCGTACGTCGGGGAACTGCTCGAGCGCCTCCAGGAACGACTCGACGGACGGGCGGCCGTGCTCGGGTTCGCCGGCGGGCCGTTCACGCTCGCCGCCTACGCCGCCCAGGGGGAGCCCTCGCGGAACTTCATGGCGTTGCGGCGACTGCGCGTCGCGGATCCCGACGCGTTCCAGACGCTGCTCTCGGCCTTCGCCGACGTCGTCGCCGAGTACCTGGCCTACCAGGTCGACCACGGCGCGGACGTCGTGAAGCTGTTCGACACCTACGCCGGCCTGCTCGGCCCCGACGACTACCGCGAGTTCCTGCTGCCGTTGCACCAGCGCATCCTCGAGTCGGTCGACGCGCCGACGATCGTCTTCGCGCGCAACATGGGCGGCAGGCTCGACCTGCTCGAGGAGAGCGGCGCGGACGTCGTTGCCTTAGACTGGACCGTCGACATGGCCAGCGCCCGCGAGCAACTCGGCGAGACGCCGGTGCAGGGCAACCTCGACCCGGCGGTGCTACTGGGCGACGAGGCGTCCGTCCGCGAACGGACGAGAGAAGTGATCGACGCGGCCGGCCCCTCCGGACACGTGCTGAACCTCGGCCACGGCGTCAACCGGAAGACGCCGGTCGAGAACGTGCGAGCGTTCGTCGAGACGGCGAAATCGGTCGACCGGAGCTAA